GTGACGCGTGAGACTGAACGTACCGGTGGTCTCGCTGTAGCTCGTTTGCGAATCGCCGACGAATCCGTTATTGAGCAGCGTGCTTCGGTTCATGACGAAGACCGGGTCACAGGGTAGAGCTACGCTGTCAATCCGATGGCCGCTGTTATCGCAGTTTTGAACCGCCAACCCAGAACCACCTGGCTCGACATTCACGAGCGTGCGATCGTCTTCCATGGCGCGTAGGCCGACGGCGACACTCCAATCGTCGTTGATATCGATATCGAGATGCCCGTAAACGGCAGTCGACTCGCCGCCAACGAGGTTCGCGTTCCAGAACGACCGGCGAAGGCCGCCGCTTTGCTGACCATCAATCGTGTTGGGCAAACGATGGAAGAACGTGCCGGTCCCGTTACCGCTACAGGTGACGTCGTCGTCATTCATGCCGTTGATCGTGCCAATGTTGATGCCGTCATCGGCGGTGCCGAGGATTTCATCCACACCGGGGTTGTTCGGCAACGTATTGACGCCGTTCGGATCGAACGCAGCCTGCCAGGCATTGACGCAACTCTGATCGCCACTTCCGGCTAGATCGTCGAAGTAGTAGATACCGGTCGTCAAATTGACACGGTCGCTAAGCTGGCCGTTGAAGATGACCTCGAACTCATCCGTCTCTCGAAACACACCGGCGCTGCCGCTTTTCGTCGGGATATTTCCGATATGATCGAAAATGCCGGGGCCGAAATCGCGATCCTGCCAATAGTTGTAGTTCGTGTCACGGGTAGCGTACTTGATCTGCACGTTCGCGTCCTCGAACGCTCCGAGGGCACCGTCGGAGACCCAGGTCGCGTCGAGAATGAACATCTCGTTATCGACATAGGAGTGGGGATCCGCATCCTGGTAGGACTGGTAGACGTCACCGGAGTCGAAGTCTTCGGCACAGGAGTTGAGCCACGCCGCAGTGGCGCCCGGATACCACCCATCGGGGCGCAGATCGGAGCCACCAGGACCGATCGTTCCGCCCTGCTGGGTCGTGCGGTACGGCGTATGGTCATTACGACTACCCCACGGATCGAGGCCGAAGCCGTCGTTAAACGGACCGGGACCCGTATACATGACATCATCGGCGGTGCCGAAAATCAGATCGGGACCTGCGAACATCGCTCCCGCTCCATCGGTGATGGGATCGCCGTCACGGTCGACTTGACGGGTCAGGAGGTCGTACAGCTCTTGGTCAGGCCGCGCGACACACTGGCCGCCCTGGTTGTCGTCACGATCGTAGGACGCGAGGATCTTCGTATCGATGGTCCAGCTGTCGTTAGGCTCCCAGCGCAATGCCAGACCGATGCTCTCCTGGTCCGTACCACCCATGTCCGAGCCGTCTCTCTTGTTGGTATAGAAACCGTCGGTCGTCTCCGTCGCATAGTTGCCGCGGAAGTACAGGTTGTCCGTGATCGGCGTGTTGAGCATTGCACGGATGCCGGTCTCGCCGAAGCTCGCCGCGCGCAGCGTGACGTAGCTCTCGAATTCAGGACCCGGCTTCGCCGTGATCAGGC
This is a stretch of genomic DNA from Rhodothermales bacterium. It encodes these proteins:
- a CDS encoding TonB-dependent receptor translates to MPGLAMLSLSGEAVAQQSAAAAAMLEEVVVTARRREESLQEIPMAVQAITADAMQAQGIYNIQQITDFAPNVVLQEDQRQNDTRFYVRGIGGGFSNPAQVFGVGMYVDGHYMSGSLGAFMSTVDIDRVEVLRGPQGTLFGKNTTGGALSLITAKPGPEFESYVTLRAASFGETGIRAMLNTPITDNLYFRGNYATETTDGFYTNKRDGSDMGGTDQESIGLALRWEPNDSWTIDTKILASYDRDDNQGGQCVARPDQELYDLLTRQVDRDGDPITDGAGAMFAGPDLIFGTADDVMYTGPGPFNDGFGLDPWGSRNDHTPYRTTQQGGTIGPGGSDLRPDGWYPGATAAWLNSCAEDFDSGDVYQSYQDADPHSYVDNEMFILDATWVSDGALGAFEDANVQIKYATRDTNYNYWQDRDFGPGIFDHIGNIPTKSGSAGVFRETDEFEVIFNGQLSDRVNLTTGIYYFDDLAGSGDQSCVNAWQAAFDPNGVNTLPNNPGVDEILGTADDGINIGTINGMNDDDVTCSGNGTGTFFHRLPNTIDGQQSGGLRRSFWNANLVGGESTAVYGHLDIDINDDWSVAVGLRAMEDDRTLVNVEPGGSGLAVQNCDNSGHRIDSVALPCDPVFVMNRSTLLNNGFVGDSQTSYSETTGTFSLTRHLTPGDTIDSGIIYGTISEGYLTGAFNDELNPYSGNFTAEGQALVASLVPFNPEYVTNYEIGFKGTLLDGNLRLAMDYFIMDYTDKQEQILIDNPDGLYGPDPNLAYAANAADVDVSGIEFELRAQPWDGGFLSIDAGWLDFEYAEFQYTDFVTGNLVTPELTQIQNRTPEWSLTATIEHAFQLGNGGTLTPQLGLYAQAGMEWWPGLAEGEKSPMCHQDQLNKWRARISYEPPQGNWQAALFGYNITDEEILFRCQENRSGVYTRFFERPAAWGLEFTMRFGENT